Proteins encoded together in one Vigna angularis cultivar LongXiaoDou No.4 chromosome 5, ASM1680809v1, whole genome shotgun sequence window:
- the LOC128196731 gene encoding stress response protein NST1-like, producing the protein MSCYDSYRSSSSYRSSRSSSFDQSITFKEIKRKLDEARRRTCSYHEFDRMEDELYKQARAKIPYFGVDIGTLTYLAWEKDINDMHPFIARKSKPESYFHSSNSESYVLSLYTSRFEMQVREWWDERQYHVRIGRKSLIHDWSELKACMRKEFVPSHIKRNLQLLRAYIKDGKTFLESLNDNGFLIRELEFKINLKELQTKQIELKLKRDVESQKEEQRQEEKKREKEDKREREERERKEEKIREEKDKRERREEEKKREKEEKKEEESKKNELLLMLATPTLTINMEPKREGFSLFTSFPFIVHSSIIHFSFKSIAIQYSEQSFSKYGNSNLELMLPLCKQITQDKNPITWDYGIFHFSKPKFLKIFFKNTRLFFCLLIFVYIIFIILIFAIFCRYIFDPGGT; encoded by the coding sequence ATGTCTTGTTATGATTCCTATaggtcttcttcttcatataGGTCCTCTCGGTCTTCTAGTTTTGATCAATCCATTActttcaaagaaattaaaagaaaacttgatgAAGCTAGAAGAAGGACTTGTTCCTATCATGAATTTGATCGGATGGAGGATGAattgtataaacaagctaggGCAAAAATTCCATACTTTGGTGTGGATATTGGTActttaacatacctagcttgggaaaaggacATTAATGACATGCATCCATTTATTGCTAGAAAAAGTAAACCTGAGTCCTATTTTCATTCTAGCAATAGTGAATCTTATGTCCTTAGTCTCTACACATCTAGATTTGAAATGCAAgtaagagagtggtgggatgagagacaatatcatgttaggatagGTAGAAAATCTCTCATTCATGATTGGTCTGaattaaaagcttgcatgagaaaaGAGTTTGTGCCTTCACATATTAAGAGAAACCTCCAATTATTAAGAGCTTACATTAAAGATGGAAAAACATTTCTTGAAAGCTTAAATGACAATGGTTTCCTTATTAGAGAACTAGAATTTAAGATTAACCTTAAGGAGCTGCAAACTAAGCAAAtagaattaaaactaaaaagagaTGTTGAGAGTCAAAAAGAGGAACAAAggcaagaagaaaagaaaagagagaaagaagataagagagagagagaagaaagagagagaaaagaagaaaagataagagaagaaaaagataaaagagagagaagagaagaagaaaagaaaagagagaaagaagagaagaaagaggagGAAAGTAAAAAGAATGAGCTCTTGCTAATGCTGGCAACTCCTACTCTTACCATCAacatggaacctaaaagggaagggtTCTCAttatttacttcttttccatttATTGTGCACTCTTccattattcatttttcttttaaatcaattgCCATCCAATATTCTGAGCAATCCTTttcaaaatatggcaattcAAACCTTGAGTTAATGTTACCTTTGTGTAAACAaataactcaagataaaaaTCCAATAACTTGGGACTATGgaattttccatttttccaagcctaaatttctgaaaatatttttcaaaaatacaagacttttcttttgtcttcttatctttgtttacatcatcttcatcatactcatttttgcaatcttttgtagatatatttttgatcccGGAGGAACATAA